The proteins below come from a single Bacteroidales bacterium genomic window:
- a CDS encoding DUF308 domain-containing protein, which translates to MAHFEPVYPAGILLLLNGVLHIVEYINKSISPGRIGILVFGVIYIITGLLIFNKKRYSVYLGLIIPIIGMTLSIIKFGVPELISLSALFKLIGLIVICCCGYILINQKTLK; encoded by the coding sequence GTGGCACACTTTGAACCGGTTTATCCAGCTGGAATACTTTTATTGCTTAATGGAGTTTTGCACATTGTAGAATACATTAATAAATCCATTAGTCCTGGAAGGATTGGTATCCTTGTATTTGGAGTAATATATATAATAACTGGCCTTTTAATATTTAATAAGAAAAGGTACTCAGTTTATTTAGGACTTATAATTCCAATAATCGGGATGACATTGTCTATTATTAAATTTGGAGTTCCTGAACTTATCTCATTGTCCGCATTATTCAAGCTGATTGGATTAATAGTAATTTGTTGTTGTGGCTACATTTTAATTAACCAGAAAACCTTGAAATGA